A region of Paenibacillus sp. JNUCC-31 DNA encodes the following proteins:
- the ylqF gene encoding ribosome biogenesis GTPase YlqF, producing MTIQWFPGHMTRARRQIQDKLKLIDVVIELLDARLPVSSRNPMIDEILQGKPRMILLNKSDLADAKVTQEWIEYFKKEGITAFPVDASTGTNVKDIPTQAKLLLKEKIDRQLAKGINPRAVRGLIVGIPNVGKSTLINRLAGRNIAATGDRPGVTKGQQWIKVGKEMELLDTPGILWPKFEDQNVGYRLAVTGAIKEEILNAEDIAFFGISYLMRYYWDSLEERYGLQEFSKDADDSDSVIAIMEQVGRIRGCVVSGGRIDLEKASRAFLRELRAGKMGRFSMEAPY from the coding sequence GTGACGATTCAATGGTTTCCAGGTCATATGACCCGAGCCAGACGCCAGATTCAGGATAAGTTAAAGCTGATTGACGTGGTCATCGAACTGCTGGATGCCCGTCTGCCTGTCTCCAGCCGCAACCCGATGATTGATGAGATTTTGCAGGGAAAACCCCGGATGATTCTGTTGAATAAATCAGACTTGGCGGATGCGAAAGTGACGCAAGAATGGATTGAATATTTCAAAAAAGAAGGAATCACTGCTTTTCCTGTAGATGCTTCGACTGGCACCAATGTGAAAGACATTCCAACACAAGCCAAGCTTCTCCTTAAAGAAAAAATTGACCGTCAACTGGCTAAAGGGATTAACCCTAGAGCAGTTCGCGGGCTGATTGTTGGTATCCCCAACGTGGGTAAATCCACACTTATTAACCGACTTGCCGGACGGAATATTGCGGCAACGGGGGATCGTCCCGGTGTTACAAAAGGACAACAGTGGATCAAGGTTGGTAAGGAAATGGAATTGTTGGATACCCCGGGTATTCTTTGGCCGAAATTCGAGGATCAAAACGTAGGGTATCGTCTAGCGGTAACAGGTGCGATTAAGGAAGAGATTCTAAATGCAGAAGATATCGCCTTTTTCGGTATTAGTTATCTGATGCGTTACTACTGGGATTCCCTGGAAGAGAGATATGGACTTCAGGAGTTCTCCAAGGATGCGGATGATTCAGACAGTGTCATTGCGATCATGGAACAAGTGGGTCGCATACGTGGTTGCGTTGTGAGTGGCGGGCGTATCGATTTGGAAAAAGCGTCGCGAGCTTTTCTGCGTGAACTGCGTGCAGGTAAAATGGGACGTTTCTCTATGGAAGCCCCTTATTAA
- the sucD gene encoding succinate--CoA ligase subunit alpha: MSILIDKNTKVITQGITGSTGMFHTKGALDYGTQMVGGVTPGKGGTNVDITLEDGKVVSLPVFNTVQEAKEATGATASVIYVPPAFAADSIMEAVDAELDLVICITEGIPVLDMVKVDRFMEGKDTVLIGPNCPGVITPGECKIGIMPGYIHMPGHVGVVSRSGTLTYEAVHQLSARGIGQSSAVGIGGDPVKGSEFIDILKRFNEDPQTHAVIMIGEIGGTAEEDAAEWVRENMTKPVVGFIGGVTAPPGKRMGHAGAIISGGKGTAKEKIAKLESCGIKVAPTPAEMGSTLVSVLEERGILNLCTTH, from the coding sequence GTGAGTATTTTGATTGATAAAAATACAAAAGTCATTACGCAAGGCATTACGGGTTCAACGGGAATGTTCCACACGAAGGGCGCATTGGACTACGGAACCCAGATGGTAGGCGGCGTAACACCGGGTAAAGGCGGAACCAATGTTGATATTACGCTGGAAGATGGCAAAGTTGTCAGTCTTCCGGTGTTCAATACGGTACAGGAAGCGAAGGAAGCTACTGGCGCAACAGCGAGCGTCATCTACGTTCCCCCGGCATTTGCAGCGGATTCCATCATGGAAGCTGTTGACGCAGAGCTGGATCTCGTGATCTGTATCACCGAAGGTATCCCGGTACTTGATATGGTCAAGGTTGACCGTTTCATGGAAGGCAAAGATACCGTTCTGATCGGACCAAACTGTCCGGGCGTTATTACACCAGGTGAATGCAAAATCGGCATCATGCCGGGTTATATTCATATGCCTGGTCACGTTGGCGTGGTTTCCCGTAGTGGAACGCTCACGTATGAAGCTGTTCATCAATTGTCTGCACGTGGAATTGGACAATCATCTGCTGTTGGAATCGGGGGCGACCCGGTTAAAGGCTCCGAGTTCATTGATATCCTGAAACGGTTCAATGAAGATCCGCAGACGCATGCTGTCATCATGATCGGTGAAATCGGCGGTACAGCTGAAGAGGATGCTGCAGAGTGGGTACGTGAAAACATGACCAAACCAGTGGTTGGCTTTATCGGTGGTGTTACCGCGCCTCCGGGTAAACGCATGGGTCATGCGGGTGCAATTATCTCAGGTGGTAAAGGTACTGCCAAAGAAAAAATTGCGAAACTTGAATCTTGCGGAATTAAAGTTGCTCCAACGCCGGCCGAAATGGGCTCAACGCTGGTGAGTGTACTAGAAGAACGCGGAATTCTGAATTTGTGCACGACACATTAA
- a CDS encoding YraN family protein, producing the protein MVERRSEQGPASKLTRQQKGRLGEEASCHWLREHGYQIIRQNWRCRSGEIDIVASHEGMIIFIEVRSRSGTGKYGTPQESVDIRKMQQVRATASVYLQMTGETNHQIRFDVIAVMLDKAGETVSVDHIINAF; encoded by the coding sequence ATGGTAGAGCGCAGATCAGAACAGGGTCCGGCTTCAAAACTGACACGTCAGCAAAAGGGGCGATTGGGTGAAGAGGCTTCCTGTCACTGGCTACGGGAGCATGGATATCAAATTATCCGGCAAAACTGGCGTTGCCGAAGCGGAGAGATTGATATCGTTGCTTCCCATGAAGGCATGATCATTTTTATTGAAGTCCGAAGTAGAAGCGGAACTGGAAAGTATGGTACACCCCAGGAGTCGGTAGATATCCGTAAAATGCAGCAGGTTCGTGCAACTGCATCTGTATATTTGCAAATGACAGGAGAGACAAATCACCAAATCCGTTTTGATGTGATCGCAGTCATGCTGGATAAAGCAGGCGAAACCGTCTCGGTTGATCATATTATTAATGCATTTTAA
- a CDS encoding ribonuclease HII, translating into MQLDALVEPKKKKKESVEPKDLLIYEREYWESGFERIAGIDEVGRGCLFGDVVAAAVVLPPDLVLEGVNDSKKLTEKKRDALYDIIMEKALSVGIGYADAETIDQLNIKQAARLAMKRAVEALDGVPDYLLVDAEKIDVNIPQLSIIKGDANSQSIAAASIIAKVTRDRLCKEDWDTLYPEYGLSIHKGYATKFHREQIMALGATPMHRRSFLGNLLGEHTLF; encoded by the coding sequence ATGCAACTGGATGCTCTGGTTGAACCGAAAAAGAAGAAAAAGGAATCGGTGGAGCCTAAAGATCTACTCATCTATGAGCGTGAGTATTGGGAAAGTGGATTTGAACGTATTGCGGGAATTGATGAGGTGGGACGGGGATGTTTATTCGGGGATGTCGTAGCGGCAGCCGTTGTTTTGCCTCCTGATCTTGTTCTTGAAGGGGTCAATGATTCCAAAAAGCTAACGGAGAAAAAGCGGGACGCGTTGTATGACATCATCATGGAAAAAGCATTGTCCGTCGGGATCGGTTATGCGGACGCAGAGACGATCGATCAACTGAATATTAAACAGGCTGCACGACTTGCCATGAAACGAGCGGTGGAAGCACTGGATGGCGTTCCAGACTATTTGTTGGTGGATGCCGAAAAGATAGATGTGAATATTCCGCAGTTGTCCATTATTAAAGGGGATGCCAATAGTCAATCCATTGCGGCAGCATCCATTATTGCAAAGGTTACCCGGGACAGACTTTGCAAGGAGGATTGGGATACGTTATATCCGGAATATGGGTTATCGATACATAAGGGATATGCAACGAAATTTCACCGTGAACAAATTATGGCTCTTGGTGCTACACCCATGCATCGCCGGAGTTTTCTCGGTAATCTGCTCGGAGAGCACACTTTATTTTAA
- a CDS encoding nitroreductase family protein, which translates to MSKSTQTGNAVREAIQNRRTVKKFKKEAVPTQQIIDLLDTAVWAPNHKLREPWRFLLFSGHGLNKLADAIDAEMGEDNKFSANIKQVPTVMLVVMEEDPRQNIWDEDFAAVSALVQNFLLAAWSEDIGTFWVTKPFLYAPKFRKSLGIQAGEKIIGMVYMGYPDVIPSAKERTPAKDKLTIFE; encoded by the coding sequence ATGAGTAAATCTACACAAACGGGTAATGCCGTAAGAGAGGCCATTCAAAATCGTCGTACCGTCAAAAAGTTTAAAAAAGAAGCCGTTCCTACACAACAAATTATTGATTTGCTGGACACGGCCGTATGGGCACCCAATCACAAATTGCGTGAGCCGTGGCGGTTTCTGTTGTTTAGCGGACACGGACTGAACAAGTTGGCAGACGCGATTGATGCAGAGATGGGTGAGGATAACAAGTTCTCGGCGAATATCAAGCAGGTTCCTACCGTTATGCTTGTAGTGATGGAAGAAGATCCGCGCCAAAATATTTGGGATGAAGATTTTGCAGCAGTTAGTGCACTGGTACAGAACTTCCTGCTCGCGGCATGGAGTGAAGATATCGGTACGTTCTGGGTAACCAAGCCTTTCTTGTATGCACCGAAATTCCGTAAATCTCTGGGCATTCAGGCTGGGGAAAAAATTATAGGGATGGTTTACATGGGGTATCCAGATGTAATTCCTTCTGCCAAAGAACGTACACCAGCCAAGGATAAGCTGACCATATTTGAATAA
- a CDS encoding MarR family winged helix-turn-helix transcriptional regulator, producing the protein MQTDSLKLDNQLCFAIYACSREITKMYQPYLEVLGVTYSQYLVLMVLWEREECTVKEIGEALYLDSGTLTPLLKRLQSAGHIHRERSAQDERKVLITLTESGRELRNKALSIPASIQGDACLNSAEFESLLGQFKGLLKKVHETNTKESRK; encoded by the coding sequence ATGCAGACTGACAGTTTGAAGCTGGATAACCAATTATGCTTTGCCATATACGCTTGTTCACGTGAAATTACGAAGATGTACCAGCCCTATCTTGAGGTGCTCGGCGTAACGTATTCGCAGTATCTGGTCTTAATGGTGTTGTGGGAACGTGAAGAATGTACGGTTAAGGAAATCGGAGAAGCGCTATATCTCGATTCGGGAACGTTAACGCCACTTCTGAAACGTTTGCAGTCAGCAGGGCATATTCATCGTGAACGTTCAGCCCAGGATGAACGAAAAGTATTGATTACTCTCACTGAATCCGGGCGGGAACTACGTAATAAAGCTTTATCCATACCTGCATCGATTCAGGGAGATGCTTGCCTGAACAGTGCAGAGTTTGAGTCTTTACTGGGCCAGTTTAAGGGCCTTTTGAAAAAGGTCCATGAGACCAATACCAAAGAATCCAGAAAATAA
- a CDS encoding EscU/YscU/HrcU family type III secretion system export apparatus switch protein, protein MKEDSQPDLMSKKAVALKYVPGESEAPVVVAKGRGKVAEAILDKAKENGVPVQEDAALVEVLSKLDLDEQIPSELYQLVAEVLTYIYRADRLASGREEEDSW, encoded by the coding sequence ATGAAAGAGGATTCGCAACCGGACCTGATGTCCAAAAAGGCTGTTGCCTTAAAATATGTCCCTGGTGAGAGTGAAGCGCCGGTTGTCGTAGCCAAAGGCCGCGGTAAAGTGGCAGAAGCTATTCTGGATAAAGCCAAAGAAAATGGTGTGCCTGTCCAGGAAGATGCTGCCCTTGTCGAAGTATTATCCAAGCTGGATTTGGATGAACAGATCCCATCAGAGTTATATCAACTGGTGGCCGAAGTGTTAACCTATATTTATCGAGCTGACCGTCTGGCTTCTGGACGAGAGGAAGAGGATTCATGGTAG
- a CDS encoding YifB family Mg chelatase-like AAA ATPase, with amino-acid sequence MYGKLHSACLYGIDGVLIEVETDLSNGLPQTSIIGLPDSAIREAVERVRAAIKNCGYQYPLQRITINLAPADLRKEGSSFDLAIAIGLLTTSGQLVLPVQERTLVVGELALDGSVRSVPGILSMVDLAKRQGFTSVLLPADNLEEASLIRGIQVYGIRHLQDIVPESVTAAKSTNGTVQIAGSIVLKDYAHLSVRVPDYDDLNNRDRSKHTSFLDDDYSDVLGQHHVKRALMIAAAGMHNILLVGPPGTGKTMLIKRLPTILPPLSEDEALEVTKVLSAAGKLKETSHGLIADRPFRSPHHTISTSGLIGGGGIPKPGEVSLAHRGILFLDELPEFQRQVLEVLRQPLEDRKVTISRARAAFTFPAQFMLACSMNPCPCGYLSAQSEEQRCICSPARVAAYRAKISGPLLDRIDLQVEVPPPSEWRKSGASPSSSEMQTKVIHAHQIQAARYAKSSVRWNSQLSGTLLRRTIRLPEEADNLLQQTLQALNLSMRAHDRIIKMAQTIADLDHEGEILTAHVAEAIQYRQLDLNLF; translated from the coding sequence ATGTATGGAAAACTGCATAGTGCCTGTTTGTATGGAATTGACGGAGTTCTAATTGAAGTGGAAACAGATTTGTCGAATGGATTACCCCAGACGTCCATTATCGGGTTACCGGATTCAGCCATTCGTGAAGCGGTTGAACGTGTTCGTGCAGCTATCAAAAACTGTGGCTATCAGTACCCGTTACAGCGAATTACGATTAACCTGGCCCCTGCTGATCTGCGCAAGGAAGGCTCTTCTTTTGATCTTGCTATTGCAATTGGATTACTTACAACAAGTGGCCAGCTGGTACTTCCTGTGCAGGAACGGACATTGGTGGTGGGTGAGTTGGCATTGGACGGTTCAGTGAGATCCGTTCCTGGTATTTTGTCCATGGTAGATTTGGCGAAACGGCAAGGCTTTACCTCTGTTCTTCTGCCCGCCGATAATCTGGAAGAGGCTTCACTAATTCGGGGTATTCAGGTATATGGCATTCGTCATTTACAAGATATCGTTCCAGAGAGCGTAACAGCTGCAAAGAGCACGAACGGAACGGTTCAAATTGCTGGGTCTATTGTTTTAAAAGACTACGCCCACCTTTCTGTTCGGGTTCCAGATTACGATGATTTGAATAACCGCGACCGCTCGAAACACACTTCATTTCTGGATGATGATTATAGTGATGTCTTGGGACAGCACCATGTGAAACGTGCACTTATGATTGCCGCAGCAGGCATGCACAATATTTTGCTCGTCGGACCGCCAGGAACAGGGAAAACCATGTTAATTAAACGGCTGCCTACGATTCTTCCTCCTTTGTCCGAAGACGAAGCTCTGGAAGTAACCAAAGTGCTAAGTGCCGCAGGCAAGCTCAAGGAAACCTCTCATGGTCTCATCGCAGACAGGCCTTTTCGCTCTCCCCACCATACGATATCCACATCAGGTCTAATTGGTGGTGGCGGTATTCCTAAGCCGGGTGAAGTAAGTCTTGCTCACCGAGGCATATTGTTTCTGGATGAGCTGCCCGAGTTCCAGCGGCAAGTTCTTGAAGTATTGAGACAACCGTTGGAAGATCGGAAAGTTACGATTAGCCGTGCGAGAGCAGCGTTCACTTTCCCTGCGCAGTTTATGCTCGCATGCTCGATGAACCCCTGCCCCTGTGGCTATTTGTCTGCCCAATCGGAAGAGCAACGCTGTATTTGCAGTCCTGCCCGTGTTGCCGCCTACCGTGCCAAAATTTCGGGACCCCTGCTGGATCGCATCGACCTTCAGGTTGAGGTGCCTCCCCCAAGTGAGTGGCGGAAGTCTGGAGCTTCGCCTTCATCGTCAGAAATGCAGACCAAAGTTATTCATGCGCATCAAATTCAGGCTGCACGATATGCGAAAAGTTCAGTTCGCTGGAATAGCCAGCTATCAGGAACCCTGTTGCGTCGAACCATCCGTCTTCCGGAAGAAGCTGATAACTTGCTTCAACAGACGCTGCAAGCGTTGAATTTGAGCATGCGTGCGCATGATCGAATTATCAAGATGGCCCAGACCATCGCCGATCTGGATCATGAGGGAGAAATTTTGACAGCACACGTAGCTGAAGCAATACAATATCGCCAGTTGGATTTGAATTTATTTTGA
- a CDS encoding paeninodin family lasso peptide: MRGIQCAAEKKEKQVWETPRMEVLDISETMNGGEGIWQYVWGGEFWKLEMLVS; the protein is encoded by the coding sequence ATGAGAGGAATTCAATGTGCTGCAGAAAAGAAAGAGAAACAGGTGTGGGAGACCCCTCGAATGGAAGTGCTGGATATTAGTGAAACCATGAACGGTGGCGAGGGGATTTGGCAATATGTATGGGGCGGGGAGTTTTGGAAGCTTGAAATGCTAGTCAGTTAG
- the sucC gene encoding ADP-forming succinate--CoA ligase subunit beta, with translation MNIHEYQGKEVLKQYGVTVPNGKVAYTVDEAVAAAEALGSPVTVVKAQIHAGGRGKAGGVKVAKSIDEVRAYASEILGKVLVTHQTGPEGKEVKRLLIEEGCDIRKEYYVGVVVDRATGRVVMMASEEGGTEIEEVAEATPEKIFKEIIDPAIGLQVFQARKLAYSIRIPNELVNKAVKFMLALYTAFVEKDCSIAEINPLVVTGDGNVIALDAKLNFDSNALFRHKDILELRDLDEEDEKEIEASKYDLSYIALDGNIGCMVNGAGLAMATMDIIKYYGGDPANFLDVGGGATTEKVTEAFKIILSDAKVAGIFVNIFGGIMRCDVIANGVVEAAKQLGLTKPLVVRLEGTNVELGKRILGESGLNIVPADSMADGAQKIVALVK, from the coding sequence ATGAATATCCATGAATATCAAGGAAAAGAAGTACTGAAACAGTATGGAGTCACCGTTCCAAACGGAAAGGTTGCTTATACAGTCGATGAAGCGGTTGCGGCCGCAGAGGCACTGGGCAGTCCGGTGACTGTAGTCAAAGCGCAAATTCATGCAGGTGGCCGGGGGAAAGCCGGCGGCGTGAAAGTAGCGAAAAGTATCGACGAAGTTCGTGCTTACGCATCCGAAATTTTGGGAAAAGTATTGGTAACACACCAGACTGGACCTGAAGGTAAAGAAGTGAAGCGTCTTCTGATTGAAGAAGGATGCGATATCCGCAAAGAGTATTATGTGGGTGTTGTTGTAGACCGTGCCACAGGCCGCGTCGTAATGATGGCTTCCGAAGAAGGCGGTACAGAGATCGAAGAAGTAGCTGAAGCTACACCTGAGAAAATTTTCAAAGAAATCATTGACCCTGCAATTGGATTGCAAGTGTTCCAGGCACGTAAACTGGCGTACAGCATTCGTATTCCGAATGAGTTGGTGAACAAAGCAGTTAAGTTTATGCTTGCGTTGTACACAGCGTTTGTTGAAAAAGATTGCTCCATTGCCGAAATCAACCCACTCGTTGTTACCGGAGATGGAAACGTTATCGCGCTGGATGCCAAATTGAATTTTGATTCCAACGCCTTGTTCCGTCATAAAGACATTCTGGAACTGCGCGACCTGGATGAAGAAGACGAAAAAGAAATCGAAGCTTCCAAATACGACCTCAGCTACATAGCACTTGATGGCAACATCGGCTGTATGGTCAATGGTGCGGGACTTGCGATGGCGACGATGGATATCATCAAATACTATGGCGGCGACCCGGCCAACTTCCTTGATGTTGGGGGCGGTGCTACAACAGAGAAAGTGACTGAAGCTTTCAAAATCATTTTGTCTGACGCCAAAGTGGCGGGTATCTTCGTTAACATTTTTGGCGGCATTATGCGCTGTGATGTCATTGCCAATGGTGTTGTTGAAGCCGCGAAGCAGCTTGGCCTGACTAAACCGCTGGTTGTTCGTCTTGAAGGAACTAACGTGGAGCTTGGTAAACGTATTTTGGGTGAATCCGGCCTGAATATCGTTCCTGCTGATTCCATGGCCGATGGTGCACAGAAAATTGTTGCCCTCGTAAAATAA
- the lepB gene encoding signal peptidase I — protein MEQEVQQDQGNPAEEKGSRSKKAKNEIVEWLKAIVIALVLVILIRWLLFKPFVVDGPSMQPNFHTGERVIVNEILYDIREPQRGEVIVFHVPSEGRDFIKRVIAVAGDTVEVQDDTVLVNGKKVDETYIQGAIDAAEANGGTYNVKDFPNEQFPDGKVPEGHVFVMGDNRPNSTDSRMIGYVSLTDIVGRADVIFWPIGDIKWINH, from the coding sequence ATGGAACAGGAAGTTCAACAAGACCAGGGCAATCCTGCCGAAGAGAAAGGCAGTCGATCCAAAAAGGCCAAAAATGAAATTGTTGAATGGCTCAAAGCCATCGTGATCGCATTGGTACTTGTCATTTTGATTCGGTGGTTGCTGTTCAAACCGTTTGTTGTGGACGGACCTTCCATGCAGCCGAATTTTCATACAGGTGAACGTGTGATCGTCAATGAGATTTTGTATGATATCAGGGAACCACAACGCGGAGAAGTTATCGTATTCCACGTGCCATCTGAAGGTCGTGATTTCATTAAACGTGTCATTGCTGTCGCTGGCGATACCGTTGAGGTTCAGGACGATACTGTTCTGGTCAATGGAAAAAAAGTCGATGAGACTTATATTCAGGGAGCTATTGATGCTGCAGAAGCGAATGGCGGAACCTATAACGTGAAGGACTTCCCGAATGAACAATTCCCGGATGGGAAAGTACCGGAGGGTCATGTTTTTGTCATGGGCGATAATCGTCCGAACAGTACAGATAGCCGCATGATTGGTTATGTGTCGCTGACGGATATTGTAGGTCGTGCAGATGTGATTTTCTGGCCGATCGGCGATATCAAGTGGATTAACCATTAA
- a CDS encoding carboxypeptidase-like regulatory domain-containing protein: MSNQWKWIVRLSVLLLFSGGFGLLLSGTTYAASKDAAVEGQVNRLAQTSKIYGEITDMDGFPVKDVNVNIKMYTFEGSEIATKTVKSNSKGEYSFETTISESIYIIIRPIAKGYLGTINNYTNFYLFPGETTELNFVLYEPSTIVGKVTDQSGKPVVGAVIKATTVSQSVKTDKVGNYAITGIDNYAFNEITLQVDAKGYVLYTTNVSPGIGRTMKLNIVLQDAADVSGLVQDEQGRPVAGATVAINNLKTKTDNQGKYSMDRLPPGTSTISVEADGYIKQTIRVTLVKGPKNTFDFILKSNSDKTPPVTKYVLVPLTEVSNGKPYINGFNFKLKATDEVNGSGLKMIQYRINGGEWITFIGPIKIYAPDVKTVEYFSTDVAGNQEKINKMDFVNGKFEGAGSYPY, from the coding sequence ATGAGTAATCAATGGAAATGGATAGTTCGTTTAAGCGTATTATTATTATTTTCCGGAGGGTTTGGTCTGCTGCTTTCTGGAACTACATATGCTGCGTCCAAAGATGCTGCTGTGGAGGGGCAAGTTAATCGTCTTGCTCAAACTTCAAAAATTTATGGGGAAATTACCGATATGGATGGTTTTCCGGTGAAAGATGTAAATGTAAATATTAAGATGTACACATTCGAAGGCAGCGAAATAGCAACCAAAACAGTTAAAAGCAATTCCAAGGGAGAGTACAGTTTTGAAACAACGATAAGTGAAAGCATATACATCATTATTAGACCGATTGCCAAGGGGTACTTGGGAACCATCAATAATTATACTAACTTTTATTTGTTTCCGGGAGAAACAACGGAATTGAATTTTGTCCTCTATGAGCCTTCGACAATTGTAGGCAAAGTTACTGATCAATCAGGAAAACCTGTTGTGGGTGCTGTCATCAAAGCAACAACAGTCAGCCAATCTGTAAAGACAGACAAGGTGGGCAACTATGCGATTACAGGAATAGACAACTATGCCTTCAATGAAATTACGTTACAGGTTGATGCAAAAGGGTATGTGCTTTACACAACAAATGTATCTCCAGGTATTGGGAGGACAATGAAATTGAACATAGTACTGCAAGATGCGGCGGACGTTAGTGGCTTGGTGCAAGATGAACAGGGGAGGCCTGTGGCAGGGGCCACAGTAGCTATTAATAATCTCAAGACCAAAACAGACAATCAAGGAAAGTACTCTATGGACCGGCTTCCTCCCGGAACAAGCACAATCTCTGTTGAAGCGGATGGTTATATCAAGCAAACGATTAGAGTGACTTTAGTCAAAGGACCTAAAAATACATTTGATTTTATTCTTAAGAGCAATTCGGACAAAACCCCGCCTGTAACCAAATATGTTCTAGTTCCCCTGACAGAGGTATCCAATGGGAAACCATACATTAATGGATTTAACTTCAAGTTAAAGGCAACAGACGAAGTTAACGGATCAGGCTTGAAAATGATCCAGTACAGAATCAATGGCGGGGAATGGATCACGTTTATCGGACCCATAAAAATCTATGCTCCCGATGTCAAAACCGTGGAGTATTTCAGTACGGATGTCGCCGGCAACCAAGAGAAAATAAACAAAATGGATTTTGTGAATGGGAAGTTTGAAGGAGCAGGATCATACCCATATTGA